One region of Streptomyces subrutilus genomic DNA includes:
- a CDS encoding AraC family transcriptional regulator, with translation MGTDEGRREWARHWQYPELPGLDLLRAHYVRHTFPRHAHDGYVIAAVTGGVEEIGLPGGTVRAGPGSVVLINPEVAHTARAGVPEGWAYATLYPSGDLVSEVAAEIGTLRGTPGFTADMVADAQGSRAIAEVHRAAEAGNALAADTLLRGVVARMLSRHAGPLPARTLRRAALADAERARAVLEDRMAGPPSLEQLAAELGTSPFALLRAFRERYGMPPHTWLTDARVRRARRLLDAGTPPAEAAVTVGFSDQPHLNRHFTRIVGVPPGAYRRERAAGRA, from the coding sequence ATGGGGACGGACGAGGGGCGCCGGGAATGGGCCCGGCACTGGCAGTACCCGGAACTGCCCGGGCTGGACCTGCTGCGTGCCCACTACGTACGCCACACCTTCCCGCGCCACGCCCACGACGGCTACGTCATCGCGGCCGTCACCGGCGGCGTCGAGGAGATCGGCCTCCCCGGCGGCACCGTGCGGGCCGGGCCCGGCAGCGTGGTCCTGATCAACCCCGAGGTGGCGCACACCGCACGGGCCGGGGTGCCCGAGGGCTGGGCCTACGCCACCCTTTACCCCTCCGGCGACCTGGTGAGCGAGGTCGCCGCCGAGATCGGCACGCTGCGCGGCACCCCCGGCTTCACCGCCGACATGGTCGCCGACGCGCAGGGCTCCCGGGCGATCGCCGAGGTCCACCGGGCCGCCGAGGCCGGGAACGCGCTGGCCGCCGACACCCTGCTGCGGGGCGTGGTGGCGCGGATGCTCAGCCGCCACGCGGGCCCGCTGCCCGCCCGCACCCTCCGCCGCGCGGCCCTCGCCGACGCCGAGCGGGCCCGGGCCGTACTGGAGGACCGGATGGCCGGTCCGCCGTCGCTGGAGCAGCTCGCGGCCGAGCTCGGGACGAGCCCGTTCGCCCTGCTGAGGGCCTTCCGGGAGCGGTACGGGATGCCGCCGCACACCTGGCTGACCGACGCCCGGGTCCGGCGGGCGCGCCGGCTGCTCGATGCGGGCACCCCGCCCGCGGAGGCGGCGGTCACCGTCGGCTTCAGCGACCAGCCGCACCTGAACCGGCACTTCACCCGCATCGTGGGGGTCCCCCCGGGCGCGTACCGGCGCGAGCGGGCGGCCGGCCGGGCGTAG
- a CDS encoding AzlC family ABC transporter permease: MITEPEARGNPAVPGRPRAAVIRDALGVGVAVGLSGFAFGVTAAGAGVSVLQACVLSLLVFTGASQFALVGALAAGGNPFTAAAGAFFLGTRNAFYGLRLSQLLALPRAVRPLAAHWVIDETTAVALAQPDRKSARLGFTVTGLSLYLLWNLTTLLGALGAEAIGDTAAWGLDAAGPAVFLALLAPMLKTGTERAVAALALVLGLGFLPVLPAGVPVLIAALAAPAVLWMKGRRS, translated from the coding sequence ATGATCACAGAGCCAGAGGCGCGGGGGAACCCGGCGGTACCGGGGCGGCCGCGCGCCGCCGTCATCCGCGACGCCCTCGGGGTGGGCGTGGCCGTGGGCCTGTCCGGGTTCGCGTTCGGGGTGACCGCCGCGGGGGCGGGCGTCAGCGTGCTCCAGGCCTGCGTGCTGAGCCTGCTCGTCTTCACCGGCGCCTCGCAGTTCGCGCTGGTCGGGGCGCTGGCCGCCGGCGGCAACCCCTTCACCGCCGCCGCCGGGGCCTTCTTCCTCGGGACGCGCAACGCCTTCTACGGGCTGCGGCTGTCGCAGCTGCTCGCGCTGCCGCGGGCCGTGCGGCCGCTCGCCGCGCACTGGGTCATCGACGAGACCACCGCCGTCGCGCTGGCCCAGCCGGACCGCAAGTCCGCCCGGCTCGGCTTCACCGTCACCGGGCTCAGCCTCTACCTGCTGTGGAACCTCACCACCCTGCTCGGCGCGCTCGGCGCCGAGGCCATCGGGGACACCGCCGCGTGGGGGCTGGACGCCGCCGGGCCCGCCGTGTTCCTCGCCCTCCTCGCACCGATGCTCAAGACCGGCACCGAGCGGGCCGTCGCCGCCCTCGCGCTCGTCCTCGGGCTGGGCTTCCTGCCCGTGCTGCCCGCCGGGGTGCCCGTGCTGATCGCCGCGCTGGCCGCGCCCGCCGTGCTGTGGATGAAGGGGCGCCGCTCGTGA
- a CDS encoding AzlD domain-containing protein, producing the protein MNVWIAIGLTVLGCYAVKLAGLLVPAGALERPLVRRLAALLPVALLAALTAQQTFSTGSALVVDARAAGLAAAGLALLLRAPFLLVVAAAVAVTAGVRALGG; encoded by the coding sequence GTGAACGTCTGGATCGCCATCGGACTGACCGTCCTCGGCTGCTACGCCGTCAAGCTCGCCGGGCTGCTCGTGCCCGCCGGGGCCCTGGAACGGCCGCTCGTTCGCCGGCTCGCCGCCCTGCTGCCCGTGGCGCTGCTCGCGGCGCTCACCGCCCAGCAGACCTTCAGCACCGGCAGCGCCCTCGTCGTCGACGCCCGCGCCGCCGGGCTGGCGGCCGCCGGACTCGCCCTGCTGCTGCGCGCCCCCTTCCTGCTCGTGGTCGCCGCCGCCGTCGCGGTCACCGCGGGGGTACGGGCCCTCGGGGGCTGA
- a CDS encoding DUF3046 domain-containing protein, producing MRLTIFWERMADHFGAGYADSFARDHVMAELGGRTVHQALDAGWEAKDVWRAVCSAMDVPASRR from the coding sequence ATGCGGTTGACGATTTTCTGGGAGCGGATGGCCGACCACTTCGGAGCCGGGTACGCCGACTCCTTCGCGCGGGACCACGTCATGGCGGAGCTGGGCGGGCGGACCGTCCACCAGGCGCTGGACGCCGGCTGGGAGGCCAAGGACGTGTGGCGCGCGGTCTGTTCGGCGATGGACGTGCCGGCCTCGCGGCGCTGA
- a CDS encoding AI-2E family transporter codes for MPPAGAAPAEDEARMPRWLPRAVVLVLALVACFQLGSWAFHQLIGLLVNILIAFFLALAIEPAVSRMAARGMRRGLATFLVFLAVLVAAAGFLTLLGSMLAGQIIEMVEGFPRYLDSVIDSINATFHTELSRLEIQDSLLRSDWLRKYVQNSATGVLDVSATVLGGLFKLLTIGLFSFYFAADGPRLRRALCSVLPPAKQSEVLRAWEIAVAKTGGYLYSRGLMALISGIAHYVLLVVLGVPYAPALAVWVGLVSQFIPTIGTYLAGALPMLIAFTVNPWYALYVLGFVVVYQQFENYVLQPKLTSKTVDIHPAVAFGSVVAGTALLGAVGALIAIPAIATLQAFLGAYVKKYELTRDADASTARPRRRVRLPRLR; via the coding sequence ATTCCCCCGGCCGGCGCGGCCCCGGCCGAGGACGAGGCGCGGATGCCGCGCTGGCTGCCGCGCGCCGTGGTCCTCGTACTGGCCCTCGTCGCGTGCTTCCAGCTCGGCAGCTGGGCGTTCCACCAGCTGATCGGGCTGCTCGTCAACATCCTGATCGCGTTCTTCCTCGCGCTCGCGATCGAACCCGCGGTGTCACGGATGGCGGCCCGCGGCATGCGCCGCGGGCTCGCCACCTTCCTGGTGTTCCTCGCGGTCCTCGTGGCGGCCGCGGGCTTCCTGACGCTGCTCGGCTCGATGCTCGCCGGGCAGATCATCGAGATGGTGGAGGGCTTCCCGCGCTACCTCGACTCGGTGATCGACTCGATCAACGCCACCTTCCACACCGAGCTGTCCCGGCTGGAGATCCAGGACAGCCTGCTGCGCTCCGACTGGCTGCGCAAGTACGTGCAGAACAGCGCGACCGGCGTGCTCGACGTGTCCGCCACCGTGCTCGGCGGACTCTTCAAGCTGCTGACGATCGGCCTGTTCTCCTTCTACTTCGCCGCCGACGGGCCGCGGCTGCGGCGCGCGCTGTGCTCCGTACTGCCGCCCGCCAAGCAGTCCGAGGTGCTGCGCGCCTGGGAGATCGCCGTCGCCAAGACGGGCGGCTACCTCTACTCGCGCGGGCTGATGGCACTGATCTCCGGCATCGCGCACTACGTCCTGCTGGTGGTCCTCGGGGTGCCGTACGCGCCCGCGCTCGCCGTGTGGGTGGGGCTGGTCTCCCAGTTCATCCCCACCATCGGCACCTATCTCGCGGGCGCGCTGCCCATGCTGATCGCCTTCACCGTCAACCCCTGGTACGCGCTGTACGTCCTCGGGTTCGTGGTGGTCTACCAGCAGTTCGAGAACTACGTCCTGCAGCCGAAGCTCACCTCGAAGACCGTGGACATCCATCCGGCGGTCGCCTTCGGATCGGTCGTCGCGGGCACGGCCCTGCTGGGCGCCGTCGGGGCGCTGATCGCCATCCCGGCCATCGCCACGCTGCAGGCGTTCCTCGGCGCGTACGTGAAGAAGTACGAGCTGACGCGGGACGCCGACGCCTCTACTGCCCGTCCCCGCCGCCGAGTACGGCTGCCAAGGCTTCGGTGA
- a CDS encoding Clp protease N-terminal domain-containing protein, producing MTNPSVEPVRMTNPVRLDDLIEAIKKVHTDTLEQLSGAVVAAEALGDVADHLIGHFVDQARRSGASWTDIGRSMGVTRQAAQKRFVPKADKEGDPGLDPAQGFGRFTPRARNVVVVAQNEARAAGNTEISTEHLVLGLLSEPEGVAAFALTAQGVEADAVRTAATAALPPAAGADVPDLIPFDASAKKALELTFREALRLGHGYVGTEHILLALLEQEHGEGLLTGLGVDKGAVEATVTEALAAVLGGGDGQ from the coding sequence ATGACGAACCCTTCAGTGGAACCCGTTCGCATGACCAATCCGGTCCGCCTCGACGACCTGATCGAGGCCATCAAGAAGGTCCACACGGACACCCTGGAGCAGCTCAGCGGCGCCGTCGTCGCCGCCGAGGCCCTGGGCGACGTGGCCGACCACCTCATCGGCCACTTCGTGGACCAGGCCCGCCGCTCCGGTGCCTCCTGGACCGACATCGGCCGCAGCATGGGCGTCACCCGCCAGGCCGCCCAGAAGCGCTTCGTGCCCAAGGCCGACAAGGAGGGCGACCCCGGCCTCGACCCCGCCCAGGGCTTCGGCCGGTTCACCCCCCGCGCCCGCAACGTCGTGGTGGTCGCGCAGAACGAGGCCCGCGCCGCCGGGAACACCGAGATCAGCACCGAGCACCTGGTCCTCGGCCTGCTCTCCGAGCCCGAGGGCGTCGCGGCGTTCGCCCTGACCGCCCAGGGGGTCGAGGCCGACGCCGTGCGTACCGCGGCGACCGCCGCCCTGCCCCCGGCGGCGGGGGCGGACGTCCCCGACCTCATCCCCTTCGACGCGTCCGCGAAGAAGGCCCTGGAGCTCACCTTCCGCGAAGCCCTGCGCCTGGGCCACGGCTACGTGGGCACGGAGCACATCCTGCTCGCGCTCCTGGAGCAGGAGCACGGCGAGGGCCTGCTGACCGGCCTCGGGGTGGACAAGGGCGCCGTCGAGGCCACCGTCACCGAAGCCTTGGCAGCCGTACTCGGCGGCGGGGACGGGCAGTAG
- a CDS encoding GNAT family N-acetyltransferase — protein MTVEVRPASAFEDVRTLVGPKSPGANVCWCLSYRIPSKLNNELRGPARGAYVAGLCRGRTPPGVIAYDGDEPVGWAAVAPRSDTSFAHSRKIPHVDDLPVWSLWCIRVRPGHRGKGISHALIAGAVEFARAHGAPAVEAYPLDNGGAKVDLTMAYAGLRKNFERAGFVHAADTSSVLAGHPRVLMRLDLRGHPSAP, from the coding sequence ATGACCGTCGAAGTCCGCCCGGCCTCGGCCTTCGAGGACGTCCGCACCCTGGTCGGCCCGAAGTCGCCGGGCGCCAACGTCTGCTGGTGCCTGAGCTACCGGATCCCCTCCAAGCTCAACAACGAGCTGCGCGGGCCGGCCCGCGGCGCGTACGTCGCCGGGCTGTGCCGCGGGCGGACCCCGCCGGGAGTGATCGCCTACGACGGAGACGAGCCGGTCGGCTGGGCCGCGGTGGCGCCGCGCTCGGACACCTCCTTCGCGCACAGCCGCAAGATCCCGCACGTCGACGACCTGCCGGTCTGGTCCCTGTGGTGCATCCGCGTACGCCCGGGCCACCGCGGGAAGGGGATCTCGCACGCCCTCATCGCCGGCGCGGTCGAGTTCGCCCGCGCGCACGGCGCACCGGCCGTCGAGGCCTACCCCCTCGACAACGGCGGCGCCAAGGTCGACCTGACGATGGCGTACGCCGGGCTGCGGAAGAACTTCGAGCGCGCCGGGTTCGTCCACGCCGCCGACACTTCCTCCGTACTGGCCGGCCATCCCCGCGTCCTGATGCGGCTCGACCTGCGCGGCCATCCGTCCGCCCCCTGA
- the recA gene encoding recombinase RecA yields the protein MAGTDREKALDAALAQIERQFGKGAVMRLGDKPNDPIEVIPTGSTALDIALGVGGLPRGRVIEVYGPESSGKTTLTLHAVANAQKAGGTVAFVDAEHALDPEYAKALGVDTDNLILSQPDTGEQALEIVDMLVRSGALDLIVIDSVAALVPRAEIEGEMGDSHVGLQARLMSQALRKITGALNQSKTTAIFINQLREKIGVMFGSPETTTGGRALKFYASVRLDIRRIETLKDGTDAVGNRTRVKVVKNKVAPPFKQAEFDILYGQGISREGGLIDMGVEHGFVRKAGAWYTYEGDQLGQGKENARNFLKDNPDLANEIERKIKEKLGVGVRKDAAADEAAAAAPAEAAAVPAPATKAKTTAKAAVAKS from the coding sequence ATGGCAGGCACCGACCGCGAGAAGGCTCTCGACGCCGCGCTCGCACAGATTGAACGGCAATTCGGCAAGGGTGCGGTCATGCGCCTCGGCGACAAGCCGAACGACCCCATCGAGGTCATCCCCACCGGGTCGACCGCGCTGGACATCGCCCTCGGCGTCGGCGGGCTGCCCCGCGGCCGCGTGATCGAGGTGTACGGGCCGGAGTCCTCCGGTAAGACGACCCTGACCCTGCACGCCGTGGCCAACGCGCAGAAGGCCGGCGGCACCGTCGCCTTCGTGGACGCCGAGCACGCCCTCGACCCCGAGTACGCGAAGGCCCTCGGCGTCGACACCGACAACCTCATCCTGTCGCAGCCGGACACCGGTGAGCAGGCGCTGGAGATCGTGGACATGCTCGTCCGCTCCGGTGCCCTCGACCTGATCGTCATCGACTCCGTGGCGGCCCTGGTGCCGCGCGCCGAGATCGAGGGCGAGATGGGCGACTCGCACGTGGGTCTCCAGGCCCGCCTGATGAGCCAGGCGCTCCGGAAGATCACCGGTGCGCTCAACCAGTCCAAGACCACCGCGATCTTCATCAACCAGCTCCGCGAGAAGATCGGTGTGATGTTCGGCTCGCCGGAGACCACCACCGGTGGCCGCGCGCTGAAGTTCTACGCCTCCGTCCGCCTCGACATCCGCCGGATCGAGACCCTGAAGGACGGCACGGACGCGGTCGGCAACCGCACCCGCGTCAAGGTCGTCAAGAACAAGGTCGCGCCCCCGTTCAAGCAGGCCGAGTTCGACATCCTCTACGGCCAGGGCATCAGCCGCGAGGGCGGCCTGATCGACATGGGCGTGGAGCACGGCTTCGTGCGCAAGGCCGGCGCCTGGTACACGTACGAGGGCGACCAGCTCGGCCAGGGCAAGGAGAACGCCCGCAACTTCCTGAAGGACAACCCCGATCTCGCCAACGAGATCGAGCGGAAGATCAAGGAGAAGCTGGGCGTGGGGGTGCGCAAGGACGCCGCCGCGGACGAGGCCGCCGCTGCCGCGCCCGCCGAGGCCGCGGCCGTGCCCGCGCCCGCCACGAAGGCGAAGACGACGGCCAAGGCCGCCGTGGCCAAGAGCTGA
- the recX gene encoding recombination regulator RecX encodes MREQERGGRDRGGREGRQELPPQSPEEQARAICLRLLTGSPRTRRQLADALEKRGIPEEVSQQVLSRYEEVGLIDDAAFAGAWVESRHRGRGLARRALAQELRTKGVHATLVSEALERLDSDQEEQTARELVERKLRATRGLERDKRIRRLAGMLARKGYPEGMALRVVRRALEAEGEDADGLEYPG; translated from the coding sequence GTGCGGGAGCAGGAGAGGGGCGGCAGGGACCGGGGCGGCCGTGAAGGCCGCCAGGAACTGCCGCCCCAGAGCCCCGAGGAGCAGGCGCGGGCGATCTGCCTGCGCCTGCTCACGGGGAGCCCGCGCACCCGGCGCCAGCTCGCGGACGCCCTGGAGAAGCGGGGCATCCCCGAGGAGGTGTCCCAGCAGGTCCTCTCCCGGTACGAGGAGGTGGGCCTGATCGACGACGCCGCCTTCGCCGGGGCCTGGGTCGAGTCCCGGCACCGCGGCCGGGGCCTGGCCCGCCGCGCCCTCGCGCAGGAACTGCGGACCAAGGGGGTGCACGCCACCCTCGTGTCGGAGGCCCTGGAACGGCTGGACTCCGACCAGGAGGAGCAGACCGCCCGCGAGCTCGTGGAGCGCAAGCTCCGCGCCACCCGCGGCCTGGAGCGCGACAAGCGGATCCGGCGCCTCGCCGGGATGCTCGCCCGCAAGGGATACCCGGAGGGCATGGCCCTGCGGGTGGTCCGCCGCGCCCTGGAGGCGGAGGGCGAGGACGCCGACGGCCTGGAGTACCCCGGGTAG
- a CDS encoding rhodanese-like domain-containing protein has product MSAPIGIDELLERVRSGYTRIGPREAYDASRAGALLVDIRYQALRERDGLIPGALVVERNELEWRLDPRGSHRAPEAVSHDLRVVVICNEGYASSLAAASLHALGLHRATDLTGGFQAWKAAGLPVSAPS; this is encoded by the coding sequence GTGAGCGCCCCGATCGGCATCGACGAGCTGCTGGAGCGGGTCCGCTCGGGCTACACGCGGATCGGCCCCCGGGAGGCGTACGACGCTTCCCGCGCCGGGGCCCTGCTGGTGGACATCCGCTATCAAGCGCTGCGGGAGCGGGACGGTCTGATCCCGGGCGCGCTGGTGGTGGAGCGCAACGAACTGGAGTGGCGCCTGGACCCCCGGGGCAGCCATCGCGCCCCCGAGGCCGTCAGCCACGACCTGCGGGTGGTGGTGATCTGCAACGAGGGCTACGCCTCCAGCCTCGCCGCGGCCTCACTGCACGCCCTGGGCCTTCACCGGGCGACGGACCTGACCGGCGGCTTCCAGGCCTGGAAAGCGGCGGGCCTGCCGGTGAGCGCCCCCTCCTGA
- a CDS encoding cysteine dioxygenase, with amino-acid sequence MSPSAQSTLSAPVPAHAPEPVTAGGPSAAELLDFALRTAADPEVVSSLPLDPEGRTWIRLDGPSGSEAWLIGWPPGTGTGWHDHAESRGAFATARGRLTERSLAVRLPAEGWQSLELAPGLDRSRSLAAGAGRAFGEHHVHEVLNESTAEHAVSVHAYYPPLPLIRRYSRSGPVLNLEHVERPADWQ; translated from the coding sequence ATGTCCCCATCCGCGCAGTCCACGCTGTCCGCACCCGTACCCGCGCACGCCCCCGAGCCCGTAACGGCCGGCGGTCCCTCGGCCGCCGAACTGCTCGACTTCGCCCTGCGCACCGCCGCCGACCCCGAGGTCGTGTCCTCGCTGCCGCTCGACCCCGAGGGCCGCACCTGGATCCGGCTGGACGGTCCGTCCGGCAGTGAGGCGTGGCTGATCGGGTGGCCGCCGGGGACGGGGACCGGCTGGCACGACCACGCCGAGTCGCGGGGCGCGTTCGCCACCGCCCGGGGCCGGCTCACCGAGCGATCACTGGCCGTACGCCTGCCCGCGGAGGGCTGGCAGTCGCTGGAGCTCGCCCCCGGACTGGACCGCAGCCGCAGCCTGGCCGCGGGTGCCGGGCGGGCCTTCGGGGAGCACCACGTGCACGAGGTCCTCAACGAGTCCACGGCCGAGCACGCGGTCTCGGTGCACGCGTACTATCCGCCGCTTCCGCTGATCCGGCGCTACAGCCGCAGCGGCCCGGTGCTCAACCTGGAGCACGTCGAGCGTCCGGCGGACTGGCAGTGA
- a CDS encoding putative leader peptide: MTGNDVRLWRRVHMDLLRYAGCVCRPSC, encoded by the coding sequence ATGACCGGCAATGACGTACGCCTGTGGCGGAGGGTCCATATGGACCTGCTCCGCTACGCGGGCTGCGTGTGTCGCCCTTCCTGCTGA
- a CDS encoding FAD-dependent monooxygenase produces MDPVIVVGAGLVGLSLSLALAGQGVPTVVLDEGPGKDEPRPARTVVLHADTAAMAHRLGCATLRDEGAYFAAWRTMRRSRPAQRITFDDGPAPLHLPQHALARGLRDAAGAHPLVQLITDSRLDSLEQDDRGVTAHTRGAETTWWRGSYLVGCDGARSTVRKLLGIRFPGRTAVERHAVAALRTELPWPGEALLHRNPPQEVLCRPLPDGVWRLDWLLPARGELVTPDALVTLVRDTLGVWCGGTTPPYDLLDTGVHTLHHRLARRWRDGRAFLAGDAAHLLGALGTQGVEEGLRDAENLAWKLSLAWHQGASEALLDSYEGERRKAVAARLRAADQAMPALRAGGTLRTYLPGSARSAESLLADGHLGRGPLGAAPSYAPPVAVREVPTATEPGGPVANVPVTAPDGATVPLRDLLGQGRLLVVLVAPGTGVWDRRHWLGAGLMPRLAAAVSALPVRTDLLVADRYPGAPAHTVLLVRPDGHLAATFAGVRPAELYEAADAVRAGAPASGVPAPSAATPPIAVID; encoded by the coding sequence ATGGACCCGGTGATCGTCGTCGGCGCGGGGCTCGTCGGGCTGTCCCTGTCCCTCGCCCTGGCCGGCCAGGGCGTGCCCACCGTCGTGCTCGACGAAGGGCCGGGCAAGGACGAACCCCGACCGGCCCGTACCGTCGTCCTGCACGCCGACACGGCCGCCATGGCGCACCGGCTGGGCTGTGCGACGCTGCGCGACGAGGGAGCCTACTTCGCCGCCTGGCGCACCATGCGGCGCAGCCGGCCCGCGCAGCGGATCACCTTCGACGACGGTCCCGCCCCGCTGCACCTGCCGCAGCACGCCCTGGCGCGCGGGCTGCGCGACGCCGCCGGCGCGCACCCGCTCGTACAGCTGATCACCGACAGCCGGCTGGACTCCCTGGAGCAGGACGACCGCGGGGTCACCGCGCACACCCGGGGCGCCGAGACCACGTGGTGGCGCGGGAGCTACCTGGTCGGCTGCGACGGCGCCCGCTCCACCGTGCGCAAACTCCTCGGCATCCGCTTCCCGGGCCGCACCGCCGTCGAACGGCACGCCGTGGCCGCCCTGCGTACCGAACTGCCCTGGCCGGGCGAGGCGTTGCTGCACCGCAACCCGCCGCAGGAGGTCCTCTGCCGGCCGCTGCCCGACGGGGTGTGGCGGCTGGACTGGCTGCTCCCGGCCCGCGGGGAGCTCGTGACCCCCGACGCGCTGGTGACCCTCGTACGGGACACCCTCGGGGTGTGGTGCGGGGGCACGACTCCCCCGTACGACCTCCTCGACACCGGGGTCCACACGCTGCACCACCGCCTCGCGCGCCGCTGGCGCGACGGCCGGGCCTTCCTCGCCGGGGACGCCGCCCATCTGCTGGGCGCCCTCGGCACCCAGGGGGTCGAGGAGGGGCTCCGGGACGCGGAGAACCTCGCGTGGAAGCTGTCCCTGGCCTGGCACCAGGGGGCCTCCGAGGCGCTGCTCGACAGCTACGAGGGGGAGCGGCGCAAGGCGGTGGCCGCACGGCTGCGCGCCGCAGACCAGGCGATGCCGGCGCTGCGTGCCGGGGGCACCCTGCGCACGTACCTGCCCGGTTCGGCGCGGTCCGCCGAATCGCTCCTGGCCGACGGCCACCTGGGGCGGGGGCCGTTGGGCGCGGCGCCGTCCTACGCGCCGCCGGTGGCCGTACGGGAGGTCCCGACGGCCACGGAACCGGGCGGGCCGGTGGCGAACGTACCGGTGACCGCCCCCGACGGGGCGACCGTGCCGCTGCGCGACCTGCTGGGGCAGGGCCGGCTGCTGGTGGTGCTGGTCGCGCCGGGCACCGGGGTCTGGGACCGGCGCCACTGGCTCGGCGCCGGGCTGATGCCCCGTCTCGCGGCCGCGGTGAGCGCGCTGCCCGTGCGTACCGATCTGCTCGTCGCGGACCGCTATCCGGGCGCCCCGGCGCACACGGTGCTCCTGGTCCGGCCGGACGGACACCTGGCGGCGACTTTCGCGGGGGTGCGCCCGGCGGAGCTGTACGAGGCGGCGGACGCGGTCCGGGCGGGCGCGCCCGCCTCCGGGGTGCCTGCGCCTTCGGCCGCCACGCCCCCGATCGCGGTGATCGATTGA
- a CDS encoding amino acid ABC transporter permease produces MTSVLYDTPGPKAKARNWIYSGIFVVLFGLALWWVLSLMAEKGQLDADKWTPFVTDGQIWTTFLIPGLLETLKAGAIAMVIALPLGALLGIGRLSDHAWVRGPVGAVVEFFRAIPVLILMVFGSQLYVQFTDIPSEHRPLYAVVTGLVLYNAAVIAEIVRAGVLSLPRGQTDAAKAIGMRKGQTMAYVLIPQAVTAMLPALVSQLVVILKDTALGGSLLGLGELLSMNRQISANYSNTIATLVVIALIYIVVNFALTSFASWLEGRLRKSTKGTGAVVAGDVAEVDAGGATGVGKAP; encoded by the coding sequence ATGACCTCCGTGCTGTACGACACCCCGGGCCCCAAGGCCAAGGCACGCAACTGGATCTACAGCGGCATCTTCGTCGTGCTGTTCGGGCTCGCCCTGTGGTGGGTGCTGTCCCTGATGGCCGAGAAGGGCCAGCTCGACGCCGACAAGTGGACCCCCTTCGTCACCGACGGCCAGATCTGGACCACCTTCCTGATCCCCGGCCTGCTGGAGACGCTGAAGGCCGGTGCGATCGCCATGGTGATCGCGCTCCCGCTGGGCGCCCTGCTGGGCATCGGCCGACTCTCCGACCACGCGTGGGTGCGCGGGCCGGTCGGCGCGGTCGTGGAGTTCTTCCGTGCCATTCCGGTACTGATCCTGATGGTGTTCGGCAGCCAGCTGTACGTGCAGTTCACCGACATCCCCTCGGAGCACCGGCCGCTCTACGCCGTTGTCACGGGCCTGGTCCTCTACAACGCCGCCGTCATCGCCGAGATCGTCCGGGCGGGCGTACTGTCCCTGCCCCGCGGCCAGACCGACGCGGCCAAGGCGATCGGCATGCGCAAGGGCCAGACCATGGCCTACGTGCTGATCCCGCAGGCCGTCACGGCGATGCTGCCCGCCCTGGTCAGCCAGCTCGTGGTGATCCTCAAGGACACCGCGCTCGGCGGGTCCCTGCTCGGTCTCGGCGAGCTGCTGTCCATGAACCGGCAGATCTCCGCGAACTACAGCAACACCATCGCGACCCTCGTCGTGATCGCGCTGATCTACATCGTCGTGAACTTCGCCCTCACCTCGTTCGCCTCCTGGCTCGAAGGCCGGCTGAGGAAGTCCACGAAGGGCACCGGCGCGGTCGTCGCGGGTGACGTGGCCGAGGTCGACGCGGGCGGCGCGACCGGCGTGGGCAAGGCTCCCTGA
- a CDS encoding amino acid ABC transporter permease, protein MFDFLDSGQYDVLGAFWVTVQLTLYSAAGSLIWGTALAGMRVSPVPLLRAFGTAYVNLVRNTPLTVLIIACSLGLSQTLGIELGGDTFKETGFRLAVLGLTAYTGTFVCEAIRSGINTVPVGQAEAARALGLSFFQVLTLIVLPQAFRAVVAPLTNVLIALTKNTTVAATIGVAEAALLMKEMLENEADALFAVFGVFALGFVLLTLPTGLLLGWVAKRVAVKR, encoded by the coding sequence GTGTTCGATTTTCTTGATTCCGGGCAGTACGACGTGCTCGGAGCCTTCTGGGTGACGGTTCAGCTCACCCTCTACTCGGCGGCCGGATCCCTGATCTGGGGCACCGCCCTCGCCGGGATGCGGGTCAGCCCGGTCCCGCTGCTGCGGGCCTTCGGCACCGCATACGTCAACCTGGTGCGCAACACGCCGCTGACCGTGCTGATCATCGCCTGCTCGCTGGGCCTCAGCCAGACCCTCGGCATCGAGCTGGGCGGCGACACCTTCAAGGAGACGGGCTTCCGGCTCGCGGTCCTCGGACTGACGGCCTACACCGGAACCTTCGTCTGCGAGGCGATCCGCTCGGGCATCAACACCGTGCCGGTCGGGCAGGCAGAGGCAGCCCGTGCGCTCGGGCTGAGCTTCTTCCAGGTGCTCACCCTGATCGTGCTCCCCCAGGCCTTCCGGGCGGTCGTGGCACCGCTCACCAACGTACTGATCGCCCTCACCAAGAACACCACGGTGGCGGCGACCATCGGCGTGGCCGAAGCGGCCCTGCTGATGAAGGAAATGCTGGAGAACGAGGCGGACGCGCTCTTCGCGGTGTTCGGGGTCTTTGCCCTGGGCTTCGTCCTGCTGACCCTGCCCACCGGCCTGCTGCTGGGCTGGGTGGCCAAGCGAGTGGCGGTGAAGCGATGA